The Malus domestica chromosome 10, GDT2T_hap1 genome contains a region encoding:
- the LOC114827797 gene encoding anthocyanidin reductase ((2S)-flavan-3-ol-forming): protein MATQQPISKKTACVVGGTGFMASLLVKLLLQKGYAVRTTVRDPDNHKKVSHLTALQELGELEILAGDLTDEGSFDAPIAGCDLVFHVATPVNFASQDPENDMIKPAIQGVLNVLKSCVKAKTVKRVVLTSSAATVSINTLEGTGLVVDEKDWSDLEFLTNVKPPTWGYPASKTLAEKTAWKFAEENNIDLITVIPSLMAGPSLTPDVPSSIGLAMALITGDDFLINMALKGMQMLSGSISIAHVEDVCRAHIFLAEKESASGRYICCAANTGVPELAKFLNKRYPQYKVPTEFGDFPSEAKLIISSEKLIKEGFDFKYGIEEIYDQTVEYFKAKGLLQN, encoded by the exons ATGGCCACCCAACAACCCATCTCAAAGAAGACGGCTTGCGTCGTCGGCGGAACCGGGTTCATGGCGTCTCTGCTGGTCAAGCTACTGCTCCAGAAGGGCTACGCCGTCAGAACCACCGTCAGAGACCCTG ACAACCACAAGAAGGTCTCCCACCTCACAGCACTACAAGAGTTGGGTGAGCTAGAGATTTTGGCAGGAGATCTAACTGATGAAGGGAGCTTCGATGCCCCAATAGCAGGCTGTGATCTTGTTTTCCATGTTGCAACCCCTGTCAACTTTGCCTCACAGGACCCGGAG AATGATATGATCAAACCAGCAATCCAAGGGGTACTAAATGTTCTGAAGTCGTGCGTGAAAGCCAAAACAGTTAAGCGCGTTGTTTTGACATCATCAGCTGCTACAGTTTCGATCAATACACTTGAAGGAACAGGTTTGGTCGTGGATGAAAAGGATTGGAGTGATTTGGAGTTCTTGACTAATGTAAAGCCACCCACTTGG GGGTACCCTGCCTCCAAGACACTAGCTGAGAAGACAGCTTGGAAATTTGCCGAAGAAAACAACATTGATCTAATCACTGTGATCCCTTCTCTTATGGCCGGTCCTTCTCTCACTCCAGACGTTCCCAGCAGTATCGGCCTTGCCATGGCTTTAATCACAG GAGATGATTTCCTCATAAATATGGCCCTGAAAGGTATGCAAATGTTATCAGGTTCGATATCCATTGCACATGTGGAGGACGTCTGCCGGGCTCATATATTTTTGGCTGAGAAAGAATCTGCATCTGGTCGGTACATTTGCTGTGCTGCCAACACCGGCGTTCCTGAGCTTGCTAAGTTCCTCAACAAAAGATACCCCCAGTACAAAGTCCCCACTGA GTTTGGAGATTTTCCGTCTGAGGCCAAACTGATCATCTCttcagagaagcttatcaaggAGGGGTTCGATTTTAAGTATGGCATCGAAGAAATATATGACCAAACTGTGGAGTACTTCAAGGCAAAGGGGCTGCTGCAGAACTAG